A genome region from Bacteroidetes bacterium SB0662_bin_6 includes the following:
- a CDS encoding XRE family transcriptional regulator, translated as MKADGIKIEQGTGNVFADLGRPDADAHLLKAELVTRIDRIIRQRGLKQVEAAKLLGLSQPDVSRLLRGSFREYSMERLLRLLTVLGRDVEIVIREPRSPRRGRLRIAV; from the coding sequence ATGAAAGCAGACGGAATAAAGATCGAACAGGGTACCGGGAACGTATTCGCGGATCTGGGGCGCCCCGATGCTGACGCTCACTTGCTAAAGGCTGAGCTCGTTACCCGCATTGACAGGATTATCCGTCAGCGTGGACTCAAACAGGTCGAGGCGGCAAAACTGCTTGGACTATCCCAGCCCGACGTTTCACGCCTCTTGCGGGGAAGTTTTCGAGAGTATTCCATGGAGCGTCTTCTACGTCTATTGACGGTGCTTGGGCGTGACGTGGAAATCGTTATTCGAGAACCTCGCTCCCCGCGACGAGGCAGGCTCCGCATCGCAGTATAA